TGTCAGGTCAAAGCTCATTCGGTAGGTGTTGAAGTTGCTGCGTTCAAGAGTTTCCTCATTTCTGCGTTCACCGGGAATAAATCGCAGGGCAGAGCCATTGTACAGGTAGAGCGAAAGGGTATATTGGTCCGGACTTTCGAGCCATCCGCGTTCGGCGTTGATATACGCTCTTCTGCGGTTGTCGGATGCATCCTGAAAAACCCGTACATCATACAGTGAGTCTGTTTCACTGTCGATCTCTGTAATCAGAAAGGTGTACCCATCCAGGTCTTCATAAAAAATTCCTTCCTGTAGATCAAAAGCAGGTTTTTGCATTCGAATGTCGAGAAACAACGATCGTGCTTTGTGGTTCGATTCGGGCAAAATATAGTTGGAAAAGTAGCCCATCACACCAAACAGGACAAACCCGGTCAGAATCATGGGGATCATGAGTTTGATGGGGTTGATTCCGGCCGCACGGATGGCGGTCAATTCATTCCACTCTGAAAATTTACCATACGCGATCAATGTAGACACCAGCACCGCCATGGGAACGGCCAAAACGACCATGTATGCAAGATTGGTGAGGATTAACTCAGCAACGATAAAAAAGGGCAACCCTTTTCCAACAAGCTTATCTACATGCAGTATCAGAAACTGCATCAGAAGCAGAAACATGACTGTAAAAAAACAGAAAAGAAAAGGCCCAATATGTTTTCTAAAAAGTTCGGTCTGTACGCTGTTAAACATGCCTTAATAGTACAGCTATTTTAACATTCATGAAAAGTGCTTTTCGAAAATCAATTCCTTTCAAAAGCTTCTATTTTTAAACATC
This is a stretch of genomic DNA from Rhodohalobacter barkolensis. It encodes these proteins:
- a CDS encoding LptF/LptG family permease, producing MFNSVQTELFRKHIGPFLFCFFTVMFLLLMQFLILHVDKLVGKGLPFFIVAELILTNLAYMVVLAVPMAVLVSTLIAYGKFSEWNELTAIRAAGINPIKLMIPMILTGFVLFGVMGYFSNYILPESNHKARSLFLDIRMQKPAFDLQEGIFYEDLDGYTFLITEIDSETDSLYDVRVFQDASDNRRRAYINAERGWLESPDQYTLSLYLYNGSALRFIPGERRNEETLERSNFNTYRMSFDLTDLSFSRSNPEQRSRNDRTMSAQAMIAVVDTLRTEQNRERDKFRNATGQNEQTPFYSESGSSLNLVRDDTQDTLRVYQSDLLVLNDLPNPATQIGAINRAINTIDRYNSELDNLKSNVSWRDFRVAEFLVEVHKKLSIPFACVVFVFLGAPIGMLTRKGNLGVAALISGGLLTVYFIAIIQGEKLADRLVISPFWGMWGINIFFLIVGIILTLHVSTSIRITNLFQKDE